Proteins from one Lepeophtheirus salmonis unplaced genomic scaffold, UVic_Lsal_1.4 unplaced_contig_10731_pilon, whole genome shotgun sequence genomic window:
- the LOC121130694 gene encoding cuticle protein 19.8-like → MFTKILIACLAVNIALVASAPSSPPSYSPYPPPPPPPPAPVSYGYNYGVVDDESGVNMSADELAENGVVSGSYKVVLPDGRMKIVTYTVEGDSGFVADVEFEDAPASAVAAPPPYPKYTPYPA, encoded by the coding sequence ATGTTTACCAAAATCCTCATTGCTTGCCTTGCCGTCAACATTGCATTGGTCGCCAGTGCTCCAAGTTCACCTCCTTCCTACTCTCCTTATCCTCCTCCCCCACCTCCTCCACCAGCACCAGTAAGCTATGGTTACAACTACGGTGTTGTTGATGATGAATCCGGTGTAAACATGTCTGCTGACGAACTTGCTGAAAATGGTGTCGTTTCTGGATCTTACAAGGTTGTTCTTCCTGATGGTCGCATGAAGATTGTCACTTACACCGTTGAAGGAGACAGTGGATTCGTTGCTGATGTTGAATTTGAGGATGCTCCTGCCTCAGCTGTTGCTGCCCCTCCTCCATACCCCAAATATACCCCATACCCCGCTTAA